A portion of the Bactrocera neohumeralis isolate Rockhampton chromosome 2, APGP_CSIRO_Bneo_wtdbg2-racon-allhic-juicebox.fasta_v2, whole genome shotgun sequence genome contains these proteins:
- the LOC126751583 gene encoding uncharacterized protein LOC126751583, with protein sequence MTHNAVVDLMDGSSQSSVDDERKVECKVESTIITPQNRPQRKVTKKAATTIGKRALQPIEETKVDITQVTVIPDNIKTTTKKRTTKFKDPPASQLRIDSYFKSCSKSYKIETPSVKEEKLFLTAPGIKITKTSQKVRTVRNKKIKGRKRLFIEEDDSSSTTVSTPSGFSGMMSTSETTDPKRSTTAISTSKKIDASKTADTSKRTAIKRSSSTNASRSSTKPTKRKTKPYSYEELIDLCSDDDLAACSVTKKAFVASGERNKSADKEMFADTCEIPRLVGDCIKNDMPFAAMVSIPIQEICDKNTTTNLKEDVVYHRDSHSSTCSTSKTLLQTKVNTPHQKCTDCNLDIKTEENGRLINTDQTSSKSLVEISIVASEQIEVKQEPEELVASTSLSNQTKEINNLKLTNKKACSNTIIIDEKNDLQISHTETPSTSKSKRVRKFRVCPPYKKVAGTTFAVDAFQYGQISGITHYFLTHFHADHYQGLTRKFEMPLYVSPITANLVRALISVENKYINEIELNKPVMINDVEVTAIDANHCPGAVMFIFKLSTGRCILHTGDFRASPDMESEPTFWNNDIDTIYLDTTYIAHKHNFASQYESIDRAKRIIREFHEKRPTTRVLYVCGSYVIGKERFWTNIAQEFNLKVWTEKNRLKALQSMDLDEVRDLLSDDPNKAEMHVISIAKVSYQSLVDYFRPFKQQYDAMLAFRPSGWEKNSKPQLRGEINIVGIEYSEHSSHAELERFVTYLKPREVISTVPVRQGNPCITPKIPEKWYKYDNLKKRQRNFQPSITSFLKMRPRQLVQNAATKRTTNCLTPTKSPDYYMPNEISQLSVRAMATCIEVQRDNKYQATSQKVPAVVTLFPESEALEDWML encoded by the exons ATGACGCATAACGCGGTTGTAGACTTAATGGATGGCAGTTCCCAAAGTTCTGTTGACGATGAAAGAAAAGTTGAGTGCAAGGTTGAAAGCACGATAATTACACCACAAAATCGTCCCCAACGAAAAGTAACTAAGAAGGCTGCAACAACAATTGGTAAAAGAGCATTGCAGCCCATAGAAGAAACAAAAGTGGACATCACTCAAGTAACAGTTATTCCCGATAATATAAAAACTACAACGAAGAAAAGGACTACAAAATTCAAAGACCCACCTGCAAGTCAATTGCGTATTGATAGTTATTTCaagagttgctctaaatcatacAAAATTGAAACTCCTTCAGTAAAGGAGGAGAAGTTGTTTTTAACGGCGCCTGGAATCAAAATAACTAAAACTTCCCAAAAAGTTCGTACAGtcagaaataagaaaattaaaggtCGAAAACGTTTATTCATAGAGGAAGACGATAGCAGCTCAACAACGGTTTCAACACCCAGTGGCTTCTCAGGTatgatgtcaacttcagaaacaACCGATCCCAAACGCTCTACCACTGCGATTAGTACTTCCAAGAAAATCGATGCTTCAAAAACAGCCGATACTTCAAAAAGAACTGCTATCAAACGCTCTTCTTCTACGAATGCCAGTCGTAGCTCTACCAAACCgaccaaaagaaaaacaaagcctTATTCATATGAGGAATTAATAGATTTATGTTCTGATGACGACTTAGCTGCTTGCTCAGTTACTAAGAAAGCATTTGTGGCATCCGGTGAACGAAATAAGTCTGCTGATAAGGAAATGTTTGCCGATACATGTGAGATTCCTCGTTTAGTTGGTGATTGTATTAAAAACGACATGCCCTTTGCAGCAATGGTGTCTATACCAATACAGGAAATATGCGATAAAAACACCACAACGAATTTGAAAGAGGATGTAGTTTACCACAGAGATTCGCATTCGTCAACTTGTTCGACTAGTAAGACATTGTtgcaaacaaaagtaaatacaCCACATCAAAAGTGTACTGACTGCAATTTGGATATAAAAACAGAAGAAAATGGGAGACTCATTAACACAGACCAGACGTCTTCAAAGTCGTTAGTGGAAATTAGTATAGTTGCATCTGAACAAATAGAAGTTAAGCAAGAACCAGAAGAACTTGTTGCTTCGACATCCTTATCAAACCaaactaaagaaataaataatttaaagttaacTAATAAGAAAGCTTGTTCAAACACTATTATAATTGAcgaaaaaaatgatttacaaATATCGCATACTGAGACACCTTCCACTAGTAAAAGCAAACGAGTTCGGAAATTCCGCGTTTGTCCGCCCTATAAAAAAGTAGCTGGTACTACTTTTGCGGTTGATGCTTTCCAGTATGGACAGATTAGTGGCATTACACACTATTTCCTTACACATTTTCATGCGGACCACTATCAAGGTTTGACGCGCAAATTCGAAATGCCATTGTATGTGAGCCCAATAACTG CGAATTTGGTCCGCGCGTTGATATCAGTggaaaataagtatataaacgAAATAGAACTGAACAAACCTGTGATGATAAATGATGTTGAAGTCACTGCAATCGATGCAAATCA ctgTCCAGGTGctgttatgtttatatttaaattgtcCACCGGCCGATGTATTTTACATACTGGCGACTTTCGTGCCTCGCCTGACATGGAGTCCGAGCCGACATTCTGGAATAATGACATTGATACAATATATCTGGACACCACATATATAGCGCATAAACACAATTTTGCTTCACAGTATGAAAGTATCGATCGCGCTAAGAGAATAATAAGAGAATTCCACGAAAAGCGTCCAACAACACGTGTTTTGTATGTTTGCGGCTCATATGTGATTGGAAAAGAGCGTTTTTGGACTAATATAGCGCAAGAGTTTAATTTGAAAGTATGGACAGAGAAGAATCGTTTGAAAGCTTTGCAATCAATGGATTTAGATGAAGTGCGTGATTTGCTGTCTGATGATCCAAATAAAGCAGAAATGCATGTGATATCGATTGCCAAAGTCAGCTATCAG tcgCTGGTCGATTACTTTCGACCATTTAAACAGCAATACGATGCTATGCTGGCATTTCGACCATCCGGCTGGGAGAAGAATAGCAAACCACAACTGCGTGGTGAAATAAATATCGTAGGCATTGAGTACTCTGAACACTCGAGTCATGCGGAGTTGGAACGATTTGTAACATATCTAAAGCCCCGTGAGGTGATCAGTACTGTGCCCGTGCGACAGGGTAATCCATGCATTACACCGAAGATACCAGAAAAGTGGTACAAATATGATAACCTTAAAAAGAGGCAACGCAATTTCCAGCCCTCGATCACCAGTTTTTTGAAAATGCGTCCACGTCAGCTAGTACAAAACGCCGCTACCAAACGCACCACGAACTGTCTAACACCTACGAAATCGCCAGATTATTATATGCCCAATGAAATATCGCAACTGAGTGTACGTGCCATGGCCACATGCATAGAGGTGCAACGAGATAACAAGTACCAGGCGACTTCGCAGAAAGTACCGGCGGTAGTAACTCTATTTCCTGAGTCAGAAGCTTTAGAAGATTGGATGTTGTAG